One Frankia alni ACN14a DNA window includes the following coding sequences:
- a CDS encoding alkaline phosphatase PhoX encodes MVVNRRQLMAGAGTAGLGFALAGAVDAVFAGTANAATPKAFRGYGELVADPKKVVDLPAGFRYSVFSRAGKDTLDGGGAVPGSHDGMFAFPGGFGRSVLVRNHELSPGTDIPAVPHRDGLVYDPACPGGTTTLTVAGDRLLGHVPSLAGTYRNCAGGGTPWRTWLSCEETEATPATEAVLTKKHGYVFEVDPFGRLRDAAPVPLTALGRFPHEAVAIDPRSGIVYLTEDASKPYGLLYRFLPRRPLGGPGSLRAGGTLQALSVPDVRDLSAVRELRTKLAVTWVDVPDPDATTVSVRSQFDAAKITRVPKAEGIFWSGDTAYIVSSYAKKADGAATDHSGQVWRFDPKHSTLELVLRLEPGGRFDGPDNITVSPLGGIVLCEDGDGENYLVAPSADGTPYPLARNAGSDSEWAGATFSQDGRWLYANVQGDGLTVAITGPWWRG; translated from the coding sequence ATGGTTGTGAACCGTCGACAGCTGATGGCCGGCGCGGGGACCGCCGGCCTCGGCTTCGCCTTGGCCGGGGCGGTGGACGCCGTCTTCGCGGGCACCGCGAACGCCGCGACGCCGAAGGCCTTCCGCGGGTACGGGGAGCTCGTCGCGGATCCGAAGAAGGTCGTCGACCTGCCTGCCGGCTTCCGTTACTCGGTGTTCTCACGCGCCGGCAAGGACACGCTCGACGGCGGCGGCGCGGTGCCCGGGTCGCATGACGGCATGTTCGCCTTCCCCGGCGGATTCGGGCGCAGCGTGCTGGTGCGCAACCACGAGCTGTCGCCGGGAACCGACATCCCGGCGGTGCCGCACCGCGACGGCCTCGTCTACGACCCGGCCTGCCCCGGCGGGACGACGACCCTCACGGTCGCGGGCGACCGGCTGCTCGGCCACGTGCCGAGCCTCGCCGGCACCTACCGCAACTGCGCCGGCGGCGGCACGCCGTGGCGGACCTGGCTGTCCTGCGAGGAGACCGAGGCGACCCCGGCCACCGAGGCGGTGCTGACCAAGAAGCACGGTTACGTGTTCGAGGTCGATCCCTTCGGCCGGCTGCGCGACGCCGCCCCGGTGCCGCTGACGGCGCTCGGCCGCTTCCCGCACGAGGCGGTGGCGATCGACCCGCGATCCGGCATCGTCTACCTCACCGAAGACGCCTCCAAGCCCTATGGCCTGCTCTACCGATTCCTGCCGCGCCGCCCGCTCGGCGGCCCCGGCAGCCTGCGGGCCGGCGGAACGCTGCAGGCGCTGTCGGTGCCCGACGTGCGCGACCTGTCCGCGGTGCGGGAGCTGCGCACCAAGCTGGCCGTCACCTGGGTGGACGTGCCCGACCCCGACGCGACCACGGTGTCGGTCCGGTCGCAGTTCGACGCCGCGAAGATCACCCGGGTGCCGAAGGCCGAGGGCATCTTCTGGTCCGGGGACACCGCGTACATCGTCTCCAGCTACGCGAAGAAGGCCGACGGCGCCGCAACCGACCACTCCGGGCAGGTCTGGCGGTTCGACCCGAAGCACTCCACCCTGGAACTCGTCCTGCGCCTGGAGCCGGGCGGCCGGTTCGACGGGCCCGACAACATCACCGTCTCGCCGCTCGGCGGGATCGTGCTCTGCGAGGACGGCGACGGCGAGAACTACCTTGTCGCCCCCTCGGCGGACGGCACCCCCTACCCGCTCGCCCGCAACGCCGGCAGCGACAGCGAGTGGGCCGGCGCCACCTTCTCCCAGGACGGCCGCTGGCTGTACGCCAACGTCCAGGGCGACGGCCTCACGGTGGCCATCACCGGGCCGTGGTGGCGAGGCTGA
- the asnB gene encoding asparagine synthase (glutamine-hydrolyzing), translating to MCGITGWVSFGQDDYEQKTVIEAMTATLRRRGPDAGGTWVGAHAAIGHRRLAVIDLVGGVQPMVSDQDGAETVLTYSGEIYNHHELRGELVRRGHTLRTRSDTEVVLHAYLEWGDLLVDRLEGMYAFAVWDERAGRLLLVRDRLGVKPLFYAEIPGGVVFGSEPKALFCHPLVRPRVNADGLREAYSLLFNTGPTVWTGVRELAPGALATFGPHGLTERTYWALDAAAMAAVSPQAAVEQVRVHLERATAAQLEADVPLCSLLSGGLDSTVLTALLADELRRREGPHARIRSFAVDYSDQAVQFTGDVLRTGHDAPYAVEASRYIGTDHSTVVLDPHTLLDPEHRLAVVAARDSPIGVGDMDTSLYVLFGKIAQSSTVALSGEAADEVFGGYPWFHSPAALSAPTFPWLLVTGDEAAMPLHPDLAATLRIEEFRADTYRDALAAVPHLDGEDPTEHRQREMAHLSLTRWLRQLLHRKDRLSMAQGIEVRVPYCDHRLVEYAFGVPWAVRSFDGREKSLLRAAGAGRCPESVLIREKNHYPTTHHPDYNRGLQAMALDALDAHGGRVRDLADVSRLRPLIDGPPERLEWGQRLSLERVVDLALWLDHHHPELTL from the coding sequence ATGTGCGGCATCACCGGGTGGGTGTCGTTCGGCCAGGACGACTACGAACAGAAGACGGTCATCGAGGCGATGACGGCCACGCTGCGGCGGCGTGGGCCCGATGCGGGCGGCACCTGGGTCGGCGCCCACGCCGCGATCGGTCACCGCCGCCTCGCCGTCATCGATCTTGTGGGCGGCGTCCAGCCCATGGTCAGCGACCAGGACGGAGCCGAGACCGTCCTGACCTACAGCGGCGAGATCTACAACCATCACGAGCTGCGGGGCGAGCTCGTCCGGCGCGGCCACACCCTGCGCACCCGCAGCGACACCGAGGTGGTTCTGCACGCCTACCTGGAGTGGGGCGACCTTCTCGTTGATCGCCTGGAGGGGATGTACGCGTTCGCGGTGTGGGACGAGCGGGCGGGGCGCCTGCTGCTCGTCCGCGACCGACTGGGGGTGAAGCCCCTGTTCTATGCCGAGATCCCCGGCGGCGTCGTCTTCGGATCCGAACCGAAGGCGCTGTTCTGTCATCCGCTGGTGCGCCCCCGGGTCAACGCCGACGGACTGCGGGAGGCCTACAGCCTGTTGTTCAACACCGGACCGACGGTGTGGACGGGGGTTCGGGAGCTGGCGCCCGGTGCCCTGGCCACGTTCGGCCCGCACGGCCTGACCGAACGGACCTACTGGGCACTGGATGCCGCTGCGATGGCTGCCGTCTCACCCCAGGCGGCCGTCGAGCAGGTACGCGTCCATCTGGAGCGCGCCACCGCCGCCCAGCTTGAGGCGGATGTCCCACTCTGCAGCCTGCTGTCCGGCGGGTTGGACTCCACCGTTCTCACCGCGCTGCTCGCCGACGAGCTGCGCCGCCGCGAAGGGCCGCACGCCCGCATCCGTTCCTTCGCCGTCGACTACAGCGACCAGGCCGTCCAGTTCACCGGCGACGTCCTGCGGACCGGCCACGACGCCCCGTACGCCGTGGAAGCGAGCCGGTACATCGGCACCGACCACAGCACCGTCGTGCTCGACCCCCACACACTGCTCGACCCCGAGCACCGGCTGGCCGTCGTCGCCGCCCGTGACTCACCGATCGGGGTCGGCGACATGGACACCTCGCTCTACGTGCTGTTCGGGAAGATCGCCCAATCCTCGACGGTGGCCCTGTCGGGCGAAGCCGCAGACGAGGTCTTCGGTGGCTACCCGTGGTTCCACTCGCCCGCGGCGCTGTCGGCACCGACCTTTCCCTGGCTGCTGGTGACCGGCGACGAAGCGGCGATGCCGCTGCATCCAGATCTGGCGGCCACCCTGCGAATCGAGGAGTTCCGGGCGGACACCTACCGCGACGCTCTCGCCGCTGTGCCACACCTCGACGGCGAGGACCCGACCGAACACCGTCAGCGCGAGATGGCCCACCTGTCACTGACTCGCTGGCTTCGTCAGCTCCTGCACCGCAAGGACCGGCTCAGCATGGCCCAGGGCATCGAGGTGCGCGTGCCGTACTGCGACCACCGACTCGTCGAGTATGCCTTCGGCGTCCCCTGGGCGGTCAGAAGTTTCGACGGCAGGGAGAAAAGCCTCCTGCGTGCGGCCGGCGCCGGCCGCTGCCCCGAGTCGGTCCTGATCCGGGAGAAGAACCACTACCCGACCACCCACCACCCCGACTACAACCGTGGGCTGCAGGCGATGGCCCTGGATGCCCTGGACGCCCACGGCGGCCGGGTGCGTGACCTGGCCGACGTGAGTCGCCTCCGACCGCTGATCGACGGGCCGCCCGAGCGGCTGGAGTGGGGTCAGCGGCTGAGCCTCGAACGCGTTGTCGACCTCGCCCTATGGCTCGACCACCACCACCCGGAACTCACCCTCTGA
- a CDS encoding efflux pump antibiotic resistance protein, whose product MGIAGPIGGRLADRAGSRPVAVAGAALTTVGLVLLAPLGTAWSPAEVAVRLALAGTGMGLYGGRRRRW is encoded by the coding sequence ATGGGCATCGCGGGGCCGATCGGTGGGCGCCTGGCCGACCGGGCCGGCTCCCGGCCAGTCGCAGTTGCGGGCGCCGCGCTGACCACCGTCGGGCTGGTGCTCCTGGCACCCCTCGGCACCGCATGGTCACCGGCCGAGGTGGCCGTCCGGCTCGCACTCGCCGGTACCGGCATGGGTCTGTACGGCGGCCGGCGCAGACGCTGGTGA
- a CDS encoding ABC transporter substrate-binding protein, which yields MVTLDGGAAGLLLRLGLLDRVVATAGNDFFAAYPTGDRTRLNRIPLLSDRLPNREQVIAERPDLVLGTSTLELGGFPGTPTARDLSVAGIPVVVACAAPTGTRVRDLAPTWQFIRDTARAFGVEQRGEALITQLGAEIAPARALFEGRPPVRTLVLSAAPAAGQSIGTIGGGGLANGIVSQAGGANIFADLPGDSANVNLEEVVARDPEAIVAITFAGSAKAADLVSAILASPQLARITAVRERRIVTVSNTVFLSPSPLNGQAVTMVGAALHRSAR from the coding sequence GTGGTCACCCTGGACGGCGGCGCCGCCGGATTGCTGCTGCGACTCGGCCTTCTCGACCGGGTGGTCGCCACGGCGGGCAACGACTTCTTCGCCGCGTACCCGACCGGTGACCGGACCCGGCTGAACAGGATTCCGCTGCTGTCCGACCGGTTGCCCAACCGGGAGCAGGTGATCGCCGAACGACCCGACCTCGTTCTGGGCACCTCCACCCTGGAACTGGGCGGGTTTCCCGGCACACCGACCGCCCGGGACCTGTCCGTTGCCGGTATCCCGGTCGTCGTCGCCTGCGCCGCACCAACCGGGACGCGGGTGCGAGACCTGGCCCCGACGTGGCAGTTCATCCGGGACACGGCCCGTGCTTTCGGTGTGGAGCAGCGAGGCGAGGCGCTGATCACCCAGCTGGGGGCGGAGATCGCCCCGGCCCGTGCTCTGTTCGAAGGAAGGCCCCCCGTTCGCACACTCGTGCTGTCCGCGGCGCCGGCGGCGGGGCAGTCGATCGGCACGATTGGCGGCGGTGGCCTGGCCAACGGCATCGTCTCCCAGGCCGGTGGGGCGAACATCTTCGCCGATCTCCCCGGTGACAGCGCCAACGTGAACCTCGAAGAGGTCGTCGCCCGCGACCCGGAAGCCATCGTCGCCATCACCTTCGCCGGGTCCGCGAAGGCCGCCGACCTGGTCAGCGCCATCCTGGCCAGCCCCCAGCTAGCCCGGATCACCGCGGTCCGCGAGCGGCGGATCGTCACCGTTTCCAACACGGTCTTCCTGTCCCCGAGCCCCCTGAACGGGCAGGCCGTCACCATGGTCGGCGCGGCCCTGCATCGGTCGGCCCGGTGA
- a CDS encoding L-tyrosine/L-tryptophan isonitrile synthase family protein, translating into MIGWLVTGYRAAHEALNDHRLGKNHALGTSDALSALIDEEGLRHLDLFSLRDILGDLPYDDKRSSVSRRYGPTSEQLRAEVRSDEDTRRLYQGITRFLVEDTAEFVGSRSALQRECRQRAYGVIGRSRAWGRLVAEHHPRAVRLSIHPQRRGTSKFGIRLLESSDAWMTPWHATVLRRADGASELMRRADAQRLGRLVTRDGRPSHFQAHAAV; encoded by the coding sequence GTGATCGGCTGGCTGGTCACCGGCTACCGGGCAGCCCACGAAGCGCTGAACGACCACCGGCTCGGCAAGAATCACGCACTGGGTACCTCCGATGCGCTGAGCGCCCTGATCGACGAGGAGGGACTCCGTCACCTCGACCTGTTCAGCCTGCGCGACATCCTCGGGGACCTTCCCTACGACGACAAGCGGTCGTCGGTCAGCAGGCGTTATGGACCGACCTCCGAGCAGCTGCGGGCCGAGGTGCGATCCGATGAGGACACCCGCCGCCTGTACCAGGGCATAACCCGATTTCTGGTCGAGGACACCGCCGAGTTTGTGGGCAGCCGGTCGGCACTGCAGCGTGAGTGCCGCCAGCGGGCCTATGGCGTCATCGGCCGCAGTCGAGCCTGGGGGCGGCTGGTCGCCGAGCACCATCCGCGGGCGGTGCGTCTGTCGATCCATCCCCAGCGCCGCGGCACGTCCAAGTTCGGCATCCGCCTGTTGGAAAGCTCCGACGCCTGGATGACACCGTGGCACGCCACAGTTCTGCGCCGGGCGGACGGCGCCTCGGAACTGATGCGACGCGCGGACGCGCAGCGGCTCGGCCGGTTGGTGACGCGCGACGGCCGGCCGAGCCATTTCCAGGCCCACGCTGCGGTCTGA
- a CDS encoding FecCD family ABC transporter permease — MITVLAGTLAVSVVMSVGLGPVAVPVGEVVGILRAHVFGSGHITGPTDIIVWQLRAPRVLTAAAVGAGLALAGTVTQALVRNPVADPFILGLSSGASAAAVFALTVLSAVTLGTMTLPLAAFGGALLAGAAVFLVARTGGVLAPARLVLVGVAAAQLLDGVTSFLLLRTRNADAQAQVLFWLLGSFSGARWDLTVTVVLVVGALATLLLPLGGRLNVLVLGDEAAAALGVDASRSRGFLLVLVALLTGTAVAMSGAIGFVGMVIPNLTRLLVGADHRRVLPVAALLGAIVLVWADTAARLVLAPTELPVGILTAAIGVPLFVITLRRGAIGSAGVL, encoded by the coding sequence GTGATCACCGTTCTGGCTGGCACCCTGGCGGTGTCGGTCGTCATGTCCGTCGGACTCGGCCCGGTCGCGGTGCCGGTCGGCGAGGTCGTGGGGATACTGCGGGCGCACGTTTTCGGCTCGGGTCACATCACGGGGCCGACGGACATCATCGTCTGGCAGCTGCGGGCCCCCCGGGTGCTCACGGCAGCAGCCGTCGGTGCGGGTCTTGCGCTGGCCGGAACAGTCACGCAGGCGCTGGTGCGCAATCCGGTGGCAGACCCGTTCATCCTCGGGCTGTCCTCGGGAGCGAGTGCCGCGGCGGTGTTCGCCCTGACCGTGCTGAGCGCAGTGACTCTCGGAACGATGACGCTGCCACTCGCGGCGTTCGGCGGGGCGCTGCTGGCGGGGGCCGCGGTGTTCCTGGTGGCCCGCACCGGCGGGGTGTTGGCACCGGCCCGCCTGGTACTGGTCGGTGTGGCCGCCGCGCAGCTGCTGGACGGCGTCACCTCCTTTCTGCTGCTACGTACCCGCAACGCGGACGCCCAGGCGCAAGTCCTGTTCTGGCTGCTGGGCAGTTTCTCCGGGGCGCGCTGGGACCTGACCGTGACCGTCGTGCTGGTCGTCGGTGCGCTCGCCACCCTGCTGCTGCCCCTCGGTGGCCGGCTCAACGTCCTCGTACTCGGGGATGAGGCAGCCGCCGCGCTCGGCGTGGACGCGAGCCGATCTCGAGGGTTCCTGCTCGTACTCGTCGCCCTGCTGACCGGCACGGCGGTCGCGATGTCGGGAGCCATCGGCTTCGTCGGCATGGTGATCCCGAACCTGACCCGGCTGCTCGTGGGCGCGGACCATCGGCGGGTACTTCCCGTCGCCGCGCTGCTCGGTGCCATCGTCCTGGTCTGGGCGGATACGGCGGCCCGCCTCGTCCTCGCGCCGACGGAGCTGCCGGTCGGCATCCTGACCGCGGCGATCGGGGTGCCCCTGTTCGTGATCACGCTACGCCGTGGTGCGATCGGATCGGCGGGTGTGCTGTGA
- a CDS encoding FUSC family protein: protein MSIGEVRLDVATASPPARPAEQLRTRWVDRFLGSDPGLNRFRMALHCVITIGAILLVEWLFVRATHALQIDTHGAHLPAAKAAAVAAANHQYQVIAMMMGALIGLISVFGVMDATARGQLVTMLLLPVPLVPMLVLGISLADHRTISLIVLALSLAVGTYCRRFGLRGFIGGMLLFMGVFLGFFLGAGVSLGDLGWLCAELGVGLAVAIIVRFVLFYPHPAKALQRTQRSYAARARKVAKLALELFEDPEHGERQEQRLQRQLVRLNEAALMIDAQLGDPAAVADGSSGQLLHQRLFDVELALTNVARFAQAMARLGLPADQLAEVRGALNGILDRDAEAANAHARALIELLRAVDHDPDPLAGSRDRTAVVVVHRFAGSVLALTEAMVQWLALGSAKAEDGAAAFQPSVMLFGGWLPGSAVPSAVASLERGERPGGSIRLAPHVRAAIQMGVAVAAAIALGDLLSGRRFYWAVIAAFITFMGANNSGEQVRKALSRVIGTLVGILIGSVLAHAVGHDTALSLTVIFVSLFLGFYLMRINYAFMVVGITVMVSQLYVQLDEFSNSLLRLRLEETALGAGVAIVVVMVVFPLRTRRVLRVALRAYVQAVADLVEHASARLLGDPVGGDTALRADARAVDAAYQGLVATAQPLRRNAVGGIDEGIGEVMRLATASRSYSRNLVHDVDRAGPLDLGSRREIKGATATLHESLDVIAAALNGPRDATYTRSSALLDRAERRSEEQAGTVHDGQLAIRDLKLIDGAMARLAETMSLRIADYDTVGVG, encoded by the coding sequence TTGAGCATCGGTGAGGTCCGGCTCGACGTCGCCACCGCCAGCCCGCCGGCCCGACCGGCCGAGCAGCTCCGTACCCGCTGGGTCGACCGTTTCCTCGGCTCGGACCCCGGCCTGAACCGGTTCCGGATGGCGCTGCACTGCGTCATCACGATCGGCGCGATCCTGCTCGTCGAGTGGCTGTTCGTCCGGGCCACCCACGCGCTGCAGATCGACACCCACGGCGCGCACCTGCCGGCGGCGAAGGCGGCCGCGGTGGCGGCGGCCAACCACCAGTACCAGGTCATCGCCATGATGATGGGCGCGCTGATCGGGCTGATCTCGGTCTTCGGGGTGATGGACGCGACCGCGCGGGGCCAGCTCGTGACGATGCTCCTGCTGCCGGTCCCCCTGGTCCCGATGCTCGTGCTCGGCATCAGCCTCGCCGATCACCGGACGATCTCGCTGATCGTCCTCGCCCTCAGCCTGGCGGTCGGCACCTACTGCCGGCGTTTCGGCCTGCGCGGCTTCATCGGCGGCATGCTGCTGTTCATGGGCGTCTTCCTGGGGTTCTTCCTCGGGGCAGGCGTGTCGCTGGGTGACCTCGGCTGGCTGTGCGCCGAGCTCGGGGTGGGGCTGGCGGTGGCGATCATCGTCCGCTTCGTGCTGTTCTACCCGCATCCCGCGAAGGCCCTGCAGCGGACCCAGCGTTCCTACGCCGCCCGCGCCCGCAAGGTGGCGAAGCTGGCCCTGGAGCTGTTCGAGGACCCGGAGCACGGCGAACGCCAGGAGCAGCGCCTGCAGCGTCAGCTCGTCCGGCTCAACGAGGCCGCCCTGATGATCGACGCCCAGCTCGGCGATCCCGCCGCGGTGGCGGACGGCTCGTCGGGCCAGCTGCTGCACCAGCGCCTGTTCGACGTCGAGCTGGCCCTGACCAACGTCGCCCGGTTCGCCCAGGCCATGGCCCGCCTCGGCCTGCCCGCCGACCAGCTCGCCGAGGTCCGCGGCGCCCTGAACGGGATCCTCGACCGCGACGCCGAGGCGGCCAACGCTCACGCCCGTGCGCTGATCGAGCTGCTGCGGGCGGTCGACCACGACCCCGATCCCCTCGCCGGCAGCCGGGACCGCACCGCGGTCGTCGTCGTGCACCGCTTCGCCGGATCGGTGCTCGCGCTGACCGAGGCGATGGTCCAGTGGCTCGCCCTGGGCTCGGCGAAGGCCGAGGACGGCGCGGCCGCGTTCCAGCCGTCGGTGATGCTGTTCGGCGGCTGGCTGCCGGGGTCCGCGGTGCCCAGCGCCGTGGCCTCGCTGGAACGGGGCGAGCGTCCCGGTGGCAGCATCCGGCTCGCACCGCACGTTCGGGCGGCCATCCAGATGGGCGTCGCGGTCGCGGCGGCGATCGCGCTCGGCGACCTGTTGTCGGGCCGGCGGTTCTACTGGGCGGTGATCGCCGCGTTCATCACCTTCATGGGGGCGAACAACTCCGGCGAGCAGGTGCGCAAGGCGCTGTCCCGGGTGATCGGCACGCTGGTCGGCATCCTGATCGGCTCGGTGCTCGCGCACGCGGTCGGCCACGACACCGCGCTGTCGCTCACGGTCATCTTCGTGTCGCTGTTCCTCGGCTTCTACCTGATGCGGATCAACTACGCCTTCATGGTCGTCGGGATCACCGTGATGGTCTCCCAGCTCTACGTCCAGCTCGACGAGTTCTCCAACTCGCTGCTGCGCCTGCGGCTGGAGGAGACCGCCCTGGGCGCCGGGGTCGCCATCGTGGTCGTGATGGTGGTGTTCCCGCTGCGTACGCGCCGAGTGCTGCGGGTTGCCCTGCGGGCGTACGTGCAGGCGGTGGCGGACCTCGTCGAGCACGCCAGCGCCCGCCTGCTCGGCGACCCGGTCGGCGGCGACACCGCCCTGCGGGCCGACGCCCGCGCCGTCGACGCCGCCTACCAGGGCCTGGTCGCGACCGCCCAGCCCCTGCGCCGCAATGCGGTCGGCGGCATCGACGAGGGCATCGGGGAGGTCATGCGCCTGGCCACCGCGTCGCGCAGCTACAGCCGCAACCTCGTCCACGACGTCGACAGGGCCGGCCCGCTCGACCTCGGCAGCCGACGGGAGATCAAGGGGGCGACCGCGACCCTGCACGAGTCGCTGGACGTCATCGCCGCCGCGCTCAACGGCCCGCGCGACGCGACCTACACCCGCTCGTCGGCGCTGCTCGACCGGGCCGAACGTCGCAGCGAGGAGCAGGCCGGCACCGTCCACGACGGCCAGCTCGCCATCCGCGACCTCAAGCTCATCGACGGCGCCATGGCCCGCCTCGCCGAGACGATGTCCCTGCGCATCGCCGACTACGACACCGTCGGCGTCGGCTGA
- a CDS encoding LysR family transcriptional regulator, with product MQFHQLAYFVAVAETRHFTRAAQRMHVAQPSLSQQVRALEQELGTPLFNRARGNISLTAAGETLLPLARRILADTETARQRVNELLDLRHGTVRLGATPSLCTGFLPDVLRLFHQRYPGIRLLVEEGGSRDLVRDLAGGDLDLALIILPLQSSDPALATSPLIRESLVLVSSLDEPPVVTGRSLTVADLRNHPLVMFRRGYDLREATVTACREVGFEPTFAIEGGEMDAVLGFVAAGLGSAVIPSMVARRLGMRVTPFVAPGLQRTIGLARRRDVEPTRAALELQRALWEYLRHASATGNLPDGTRLLGDRAGPAPAPSADPVSAGLPVAAADLTGLAGTDESS from the coding sequence GTGCAGTTCCACCAGCTCGCCTATTTCGTCGCCGTCGCGGAGACCCGCCATTTCACCCGGGCCGCGCAGCGGATGCATGTGGCGCAACCCTCACTGTCCCAACAGGTTCGCGCGCTCGAACAGGAGTTGGGCACACCACTGTTCAACCGCGCTCGGGGCAACATCAGCCTGACCGCGGCGGGGGAGACGCTGCTGCCGTTGGCGCGGCGCATCCTCGCGGACACGGAGACGGCTCGCCAGCGCGTCAACGAGCTGCTCGACCTGCGCCACGGCACGGTCCGCCTCGGCGCGACACCGAGTCTGTGCACCGGCTTCCTGCCCGACGTGCTGCGCCTGTTCCACCAGCGCTACCCGGGCATCCGCCTGCTGGTCGAGGAGGGCGGCTCCCGTGACCTGGTCCGCGACCTCGCGGGCGGCGACCTCGACCTCGCCCTGATCATCCTGCCGCTGCAGAGTTCCGACCCGGCGCTGGCCACCTCCCCGCTCATCCGGGAGAGCCTGGTCCTGGTCTCCTCCCTGGACGAGCCGCCGGTTGTCACGGGTCGCTCGCTGACCGTCGCCGACCTGCGCAACCACCCGCTGGTCATGTTCCGGCGCGGCTACGACCTGCGCGAGGCCACCGTGACGGCCTGCCGGGAGGTCGGCTTCGAGCCGACCTTCGCGATCGAGGGCGGGGAGATGGACGCGGTACTCGGCTTCGTCGCGGCGGGGCTCGGCAGTGCCGTGATCCCGAGCATGGTCGCCCGCCGGCTCGGCATGCGGGTGACCCCCTTCGTGGCACCCGGGCTGCAGCGCACGATCGGGTTGGCCCGGCGCCGCGACGTCGAGCCGACCCGCGCCGCCCTCGAGCTCCAGCGCGCCCTGTGGGAGTACCTGCGCCACGCTTCCGCCACCGGCAACCTCCCCGACGGCACCCGCCTGCTCGGCGACCGCGCCGGTCCCGCCCCCGCCCCCTCCGCCGACCCCGTCTCCGCCGGGCTACCCGTCGCCGCCGCGGACCTCACGGGCCTGGCCGGAACCGACGAGTCGAGCTAA
- a CDS encoding ABC transporter ATP-binding protein, which yields MPAVNGIDLTVEAGAFVALVGPNGSGKSTMLKTVYRALRPRAGSILLGPDDLWRAPARQVARAVGVLAQDQHGGFDFTARESVGLGRTPYLGMFDRLQESDWTVVDQALDRTGCGPFADRRLSTLSGGERQRVLLARALAQQPRLLVLDEPTNHLDPFHQLDVLELVRSLNLTVLAALHSLDLAAAYADTLVALRAGRVVAAGPPAVVLGAEVLRDVFDIDGFLLADPFTGRPRLIGRPRCVCPQRPCLWSCHGRRPAPAAGSVPTEAGRAAGREEAGRESEEKRNPC from the coding sequence GTGCCCGCGGTCAACGGCATCGACCTCACTGTCGAGGCCGGTGCGTTCGTCGCTCTCGTCGGTCCCAACGGGAGCGGTAAGTCGACGATGCTCAAGACCGTGTACCGGGCGCTGCGGCCTCGTGCGGGGTCGATCCTGCTCGGCCCGGACGACCTGTGGCGGGCGCCGGCTCGACAGGTCGCCCGGGCCGTCGGGGTTCTCGCCCAGGATCAGCACGGCGGGTTCGACTTCACCGCGCGGGAGTCCGTCGGCCTGGGGCGTACGCCGTACCTGGGGATGTTCGACCGGTTGCAGGAATCCGACTGGACCGTGGTGGACCAGGCGCTCGACCGAACCGGCTGCGGCCCGTTCGCCGATCGCCGGCTTTCGACGCTGTCCGGCGGGGAGCGGCAACGGGTTCTGCTCGCTCGGGCGCTCGCCCAGCAGCCGCGGCTGCTCGTGTTGGACGAGCCGACGAATCACCTGGATCCGTTCCACCAGCTTGATGTTCTGGAGCTGGTACGCAGCCTGAATCTGACCGTTCTGGCTGCCCTGCATTCTCTCGACCTGGCCGCCGCCTACGCGGACACGCTTGTGGCGCTACGTGCCGGCCGGGTCGTCGCCGCCGGGCCGCCGGCCGTCGTACTCGGCGCCGAGGTCCTCCGCGACGTCTTCGACATCGACGGATTCCTGCTCGCGGACCCGTTCACCGGTCGCCCACGCCTGATCGGGCGACCACGCTGCGTCTGCCCACAGCGCCCCTGCCTGTGGAGCTGCCATGGCCGCCGCCCAGCGCCGGCCGCCGGCTCGGTCCCGACCGAGGCCGGGCGGGCGGCCGGGCGGGAGGAGGCCGGGCGGGAGAGCGAGGAGAAACGGAATCCGTGCTGA